The following proteins come from a genomic window of Lolium rigidum isolate FL_2022 chromosome 5, APGP_CSIRO_Lrig_0.1, whole genome shotgun sequence:
- the LOC124652452 gene encoding mediator of RNA polymerase II transcription subunit 25-like translates to MVEVMAPERQLVVAVEGTAALGPYWPAIAAEYVEKIVRSFCSADQKLAAVLPELALVVFHTHGPYSAFVVQRSGWTKDMDAFLSWLSGISFSGGGFSEAAICEGLSEALMILQGSSSNSQNNQSHEIQKHCILVAASNPYPLSTPVYRPYVQSSDQKKNNEASKESCLADAEAVAASFAQCSVSLSVVSPKQLPTLKALYNAGKRNPQASDPSVDHAKNPHFLVLLSESFMEARTALSHSLPGNLVPNHTITKMDIAPAATVPGPTLNANSSVNGSLIGRQPTANVKVEPTTIPAMVSAPPFSHMTPISNVTSQGVTTMQSSSPSIISQETNVANEIMQEHKPLINPIQQQVRPGGPANGSILNTLSQHRNSLPGVTSMGTNMGATPIQVHMANMISSGMTSTPPVISSMSGTVQPIGAQLGSFGSNTSTVSGISNVAVSSSLANMQNNMPPMAQGGLMTGSHGAQSGQSGIGTNQNIVSSMSSTPAMMPTPGMAQQAGVNSLSVNNNSAMNMPMPQNPNGQQPSKYVKIWEGTLSGQRQGQPVFICKLEGYRSGTASDTLASDWPETMQIVRLIAQEHMNNKQYVGKADFLVFRTLNQHGFLGQLQEKKLCAVIQLPSQTLLLSVSDKAGRLIGMLFPGDMVVFKPQVSTQQPPMQQQQQQLQQQQHQLQQLQHQQLQQQHMQMQPQGQQIQQQQMQQLQQQQMQQMQQQQQQQQQQLQQHQIQQQQQLQQQQMQQMQQQQQQQPQQLQQQQQQPQQLQQQQQLQQQPQMVGTGMGQQQFMQGHGRAVQQMMQGKIAPQGPGNMSGGGYLS, encoded by the exons ATGGTGGAGGTTATGGCTCCGGAGAGGCAGCTGGTGGTCGCcgtggaggggacggcggcgctGGGGCCCTACTGGCCCGCCATTGCGGCCGAGTACGTCGAGAAGATCGTCCG GAGTTTTTGTTCAGCTGATCAG AAGCTTGCGGCGGTACTGCCTGAGCTCGCATTGGTCGTCTTCCACACCCATGGACCTTACAGCG CTTTTGTTGTGCAACGcagtggttggacaaaagatatgGATGCTTTTCTGTCATGGTTATCAGGAATATCGTTTAGTGGCGGAGGCTTCAGTGAAGCTGCTATTTGCGAAGGTCTTTCCGAAGCGCTGATG ATACTTCAAGGCAGTTCTAGTAACAGCCAGAATAATCAAAGCCATGAAATACAAAAGCATTGCATACTTGTTGCTGCGAGTAATCCTTATCCGCTCTCTACGCCTGTCTATCGTCCTTACGTTCAAAGTAGTGATCAAAAAAAGAACAATGAAGCATCAAAGGAATCGTGTCTTGCTGATGCTGAGGCTGTTGCGGCCTCATTTGCTCAG TGCTCTGTATCGTTGTCGGTAGTATCTCCTAAACAGCTTCCAACCCTGAAGGCACTATACAATGCG GGAAAGAGGAATCCTCAAGCTTCTGATCCATCGGTTGATCATGCAAAAAATCCACATTTCCTTGTTTTGTTGTCTGAGAGTTTCATGGAGGCTCGGACCGCTCTAAGCCATTCTTTACCGGGAAACCTGGTCCCGAACCACACCATTACAAAAATGGACATTGCGCCTGCAGCTACTGTGCCAGGACCAACTTTGAATGCCAATTCCTCAG TGAATGGATCGCTAATTGGCCGGCAACCGACTGCAAATGTTAAAGTG GAACCAACAACTATACCAGCAATGGTTTCTGCACCTCCATTTTCCCATATGACACCCATTTCAAATGTTACTTCACAAGGGGTGACAACAATGCAAAGTTCTTCACCATCAATTATTTCGCAAGAAACAAATGTTGCAAATGAAATTATGCAAGAGCATAAGCCTTTAATAAACCCTATTCAGCAACAAGTTCGGCCTGGTGGCCCAGCAAATGGCAGCATCTTAAACACTCTGTCACAGCATCGGAATTCTTTACCAGGAGTTACCTCAATGGGAACTAACATGGGTGCAACACCTATACAAGTGCACATGGCAAACATGATATCTAGTGGCATGACATCAACTCCTCCTGTCATATCTTCTATGTCTGGAACAGTACAACCAATCGGTGCTCAACTCGGTTCTTTTGGATCAAACACTTCTACTGTATCTGGCATTTCAAATGTTGCTGTATCATCTTCTTTGGCTAACATGCAAAACAACATGCCTCCTATGGCACAAGGTGGTTTGATGACTGGTTCTCATGGTGCACAATCAGGACAAAGTGGAATTGGTACGAACCAAAATATAGTAAGTAGTATGTCTTCTACGCCTGCAATGATGCCAACACCAGGGATGGCCCAACAGGCAGGAGTGAATTCTCTTAGTGTGAACAACAATTCTGCTATGAATATGCCTATGCCGCAGAATCCTAATGGGCAGCAACCGTCCAAGTATGTCAAAATTTGGGAG GGAACTTTGTCTGGGCAAAGGCAAGGACAACCTGTATTTATTTGTAAACTTGAA GGTTACAGGAGTGGGACAGCGTCCGACAC ACTTGCATCAGACTGGCCAGAAACAATGCAGATCGTGCGCCTTATAGCCCAGGAGCATATGAACAACAA GCAGTATGTTGGCAAGGCAGACTTTCTAGTATTCCGGACGTTAAATCAGCATGGGTTCCTTGGACAACTACAAGAGAAGAAACTG TGTGCGGTGATTCAGCTACCTTCACAAACTTTACTGCTGTCAGTGTCTGATAAAGCTGGGCGCCTCATTGGAATGCTGTTCCCAGGG GATATGGTGGTATTCAAACCACAGGTCTCTACTCAGCAGCCAccgatgcagcagcagcagcagcagctacaacagcagcagcaccagCTACAACAACTGCAGCATCAGCAACTACAACAGCAGCACATGCAAATGCAGCCGCAAGGCCAACAAATTCAGCAGCAGCAGATGCAGCAGTTGCAACAGCAGCAGATgcagcagatgcagcagcagcagcagcagcaacaacaacagctgcAGCAGCATCAAATTCAACAGCAGCAACAGCTGCAGCAGCAACAAATGCAGCaaatgcagcagcagcagcaacagcagcctcAACaactccagcagcagcagcagcagcctcaacaactgcagcagcagcagcaactccAACAGCAGCCTCAGATGGTGGGCACAGGGATGGGGCAGCAGCAGTTCATGCAAGGGCATGGTCGGGCAGTGCAGCAGATGATGCAAGGAAAGATCGCGCCGCAGGGCCCTGGCAACATGTCTGGGGGAGGCTACCTATCTTGA